The Candidatus Bathyarchaeota archaeon nucleotide sequence TAATAAAACATTTGTGTCGAGAACAATTTTCATTAAAAAACCTTCATTATGAATTTTTCTTTTTCTTTCTGTACTCTTTGATCACCTCGTCTATCTCCTCGTCGGTCAGCTCACCGTACTTGGCTATCCTAGAGTCGATCTTCCTATAGATCTCCTCTAACTCCTTTGCCACATCTGGTACCTCCAACTTCTTCAATATCACCGCGTCTTGATAGCCATAAATCAGAAGCTTCGTCTTTGGTTCTAGGCCAAGCTTCTTTCTTATGCTCTTAGGTATCACTACTTGACCCTTGCCACTGACCACCGTAATATCGGGTTTCTCGTATCGAGCCATAAACCCTTCAAACATAATCTTACTTTCTTACCTTAAATATTTATCTCTNNNNNNNNNNCCCTCATA carries:
- a CDS encoding AbrB/MazE/SpoVT family DNA-binding domain-containing protein; protein product: MARYEKPDITVVSGKGQVVIPKSIRKKLGLEPKTKLLIYGYQDAVILKKLEVPDVAKELEEIYRKIDSRIAKYGELTDEEIDEVIKEYRKKKKNS